From Anopheles funestus chromosome 3RL, idAnoFuneDA-416_04, whole genome shotgun sequence, a single genomic window includes:
- the LOC125767830 gene encoding novel acetylcholine receptor chaperone: MSSLVLRSLSILLGLFFIFIGIMKISPHLSKDLHRDLRKNYVKYAKVFPLSTLLEFKIPSKWYRRSVGGLEVLCGLAMVLIPSHKIKNAANITLLLLMFLAVYSHYMVSDPFERSGPALVFTFMLIGRLVIWYQASRREAALAAATQPTANGLKQE, from the exons ATGTCCTCACTGGTGCTGAGGAGCCTCTCGATACTGCTCGGGTTGTTCTTCATATTTATCGGCATCAtgaagatatcgccacacctCAGCAAGGACCTGCATCGAGATTTG CGCAAGAACTACGTCAAGTATGCGAAAGTGTTTCCCCTCTCGACACTGCTGGAGTTCAAAATACCCTCGAAATGGTACCGACGATCGGTCGGCGGATTGGAGGTGCTGTGTGGGCTGGCCATGGTGCTCATTCCTAGCC ataaaataaaaaatgcagcTAACATAACGCTCCTGTTGCTGATGTTCCTGGCTGTTTACTCGCACTACATGGTAAGCGATCCGTTCGAACGGTCCGGTCCAGCGCTAGTCTTCACATTCATGCTGATCGGTCGGCTAGTGATATGGTATCAG GCAAGCAGACGGGAAGCGGCACTAGCGGCTGCAACACAGCCCACTGCCAATGGACTCAAACAGGAATAA
- the LOC125767801 gene encoding kinesin-like protein Klp61F: protein MDASNGQSERNQSNNKPTKSNQNVQVYVRVRPTNTREKLIRSQEVVDVVSNRELQLKSKKFTFDRTFAPNCKQHEVYQAVVAPYIEEVLSGFNCTVFAYGQTGTGKTFTMVGEEEPELSAAWEDDTQTGIIPRAVNHLFDELRMTELEFSMRISYLELYNEELCDLLSTDDTVKIRIFDDVQKKGSVIVQGLEEIPVHSKDDVYKLLAKGQERRKTASTLMNAQSSRSHTIFSIIVHIKENGNDGEEMLKIGKLNLVDLAGSENISKAGNEKGIRTREAVNINQSLLTLGRVITALVEKTPHIPYRESKLTRLLQESLGGRTKTSIIATVSPGSKDFEETLSTLEYAHRAKNIQNRPEANQKLSKKTVIKEYTEEIDRLKRDLMAARDKNGIYLAEETYNEMVYKSEAATKELNDKSALIKALKEDLAKKESIFNEVACSLAEREEELRRTADDLGQTRVELSNTKRNLSQTKRRYVEKKVILKHHLQTEQMLMGQANELINVVETVTEDANGLHDTVDRRRELDNRNKTASEQFVDRVRHRIRSIQDDVGKMAEECNRLTVDMNVGWESYNHQQEQVQNETKAHLSTLETATHSILQQNATLVKAFKEMMEGRIDERRDEMIRFLDQVEQSREALMQSITGTMEKLKIGIQSTMDTQFEQTQKQYDRLIEHGRVHDTKCEEFCQTFTVQLGELDAITSSFEQHHRQLQHYVHQSNHEQQKELEAAKEFEQSLKSLLEQQVNSFMQRMKTSKQQQLQLSQIVTGVSDKIAIQGKMATDQLHAIRQSIVDKTKTVQESSTERNRHVEECGALVQQHQSEVKVELAGVDLSVVGTLSQEMGHTIEQQRVRLSTTQEQTRAQLLDFTHSFEAQNGHFGKAHVESIGRAVGSLQVQQNARQQFGSAHCGHTQRIGQTIGSYERKAKDEQLLQLQSEFERFHEKDLTFYQSTGKTPIRKKVQYPRDIAQTSPDDRIIRRFWRDRGMAEVDLSATICEDMEESHNPISVPEIRNSTPLMQRSSMMNLDEERQHFKELQISNIGSKINSVQMLEESVEENKENI, encoded by the exons ATGGACGCCAGTAATGGGCAAAGTGAGCGCAACCAATCCAACAACAAGCCTACAAAATCGAACCAAAATGTGCAGGTTTACGTCCGTGTGCG ACCGACCAACACACGAGAAAAGCTGATACGTTCGCAGGAGGTTGTGGACGTCGTATCGAACCGAGAGCTTCAGTTAAAGTCGAAAAAGTTTACCTTCGATCGAACCTTTGCTCCAAACTGTAAACAACATGAGGTGTATCAGGCAGTGGTGGCACCATACATCGAGGAGGTTTTGTCCGGATTTAATTGTACAGTTTTTGCCTACGGCCAGACAGGTACAGGTAAAACATTCACAATGGTTGGGGAGGAGGAGCCGGAACTGAGTGCGGCCTGGGAAGACGACACGCAGACCGGTATCATCCCCCGCGCGGTGAACCATCTGTTCGATGAGTTACGCATGACGGAGTTGGAGTTTTCTATGCGTATCTCCTACCTTGAGCTGTACAACGAGGAACTTTGCGACCTTCTCTCGACGGACGATACGGTGAAGATTCGGATCTTTGACGATGTGCAAAAGAAAGGATCAGTGATCGTGCAGGGACTGGAAGAGATACCGGTACACAGCAAGGATGACGTCTATAAGCTGCTGGCGAAGGGTCAGGAACGTCGTAAAACAGCCTCAACACTGATGAACGCACAGTCGTCGCGATCGCACACAATCTTTTCGATCATCGTCCACATCAAGGAGAATGGCAACGATGGTGaggaaatgttaaaaattggcAAGCTGAACCTCGTCGATCTGGCTGGAAGTGAAAACATTTCGAAGGCAGGCAATGAGAAAGGCATACGGACCCGTGAAGCGGTAAACATTAACCAGTCGTTGCTGACGCTCGGTCGTGTAATTACGGCACTGGTGGAGAAAACGCCACACATTCCGTACCGCGAATCGAAGCTAACGCGCCTACTCCAGGAATCGCTCGGAGGTCGTACGAAAACATCGATCATTGCGACCGTATCGCCCGGTAGCAAAGACTTCGAGGAGACGCTCAGCACGCTAGAGTACGCACACCGTgcgaaaaacattcaaaaccgGCCGGAAGCGAACCAGAAGCTGTCGAAGAAAACGGTCATCAAGGAGTACACGGAAGAAATCGATCGGTTGAAGCGCGATTTAATGGCGGCTCGCGACAAGAATGGTATCTACCTGGCGGAAGAAACATATAACGAAATGGTCTACAAATCGGAAGCGGCCACAAAGGAGCTAAACGATAAATCGGCCCTTATCAAAGCGCTAAAGGAAGATCTAGCGAAGAAGGAGTCGATCTTCAACGAGGTGGCTTGTAGCTTAGCCGAACGGGAAGAGGAACTGCGGCGTACGGCGGATGATTTGGGCCAAACGCGTGTAGAGCTTTCGAACACAAAGCGCAACCTTTCGCAAACCAAGCGAAGATACGTGGAGAAGAAGGTGATACTGAAGCATCATTTGCAAACGGAACAAATGCTAATGGGGCAGGCGAACGAGTTGATCAACGTCGTGGAAACTGTGACGGAAGATGCGAATGGTTTGCat GATACGGTTGATCGTCGCAGGGAACTCGATAACAGAAACAAGACTGCTTCGGAACAGTTTGTCGATCGTGTGCGCCACCGTATACGATCGATTCAGGATGATGTGGGCAAAATGGCGGAAGAGTGTAATCGACTAACTGTGGACATGAACGTGGGATGGG AGAGTTATAATCATCAACAAGAGCAAGTGCAAAATGAAACCAAGGCACATCTTTCGACTCTAGAAACCGCGACCCATAGCATACTGCAACAGAATGCGACACTCGTTAAAGCCTTTAAAGAGATGATGGAGGGAAGGATCGATGAACGGCGGGATGAAATGATCCGCTTTTTGGACCAAGTGGAACAATCCCGGGAAGCATTGATGCAATCGATTACCGGAACGATGGAAAAACTAAAGATCGGTATCCAAAGCACGATGGACACCCAGTTCGAACAGACGCAAAAACAATACGATCGCTTGATAGAGCATGGCCGAGTTCATGATACAAAATGTGAAGAGTTTTGTCAAACGTTCACGGTACAGCTGGGCGAACTGGACGCTATTACATCGTCCTTCGAACAACATCACAGGCAGCTGCAACACTACGTTCATCAATCCAATCACGAACAGCAAAAAGAACTGGAAGCAGCAAAGGAATTCGAACAAAGCTTAAAGTCGTTACTGGAGCAGCAAGTAAACAGCTTCATGCAACGGATGAAAACGTCAAAGCAGCAGCAATTACAGCTTTCGCAGATCGTTACAGGAGTGTCCGATAAGATTGCCATTCAGGGTAAGATGGCCACCGATCAGCTGCACGCTATTCGTCAATCGATCGTAGACAAAACGAAAACGGTACAAGAAAGTTCCACGGAAAGGAATCGCCATGTAGAGGAGTGTGGTGCGCTGGTGCAGCAACATCAATCTGAAGTGAAAGTGGAGCTGGCAGGTGTAGATCTGTCGGTCGTCGGGACACTCAGTCAAGAGATGGGACACACTATCGAGCAACAGCGTGTACGATTATCCACCACGCAGGAACAAACTCGTGCACAGCTGTTAGATTTCACGCACAGCTTCGAAGCACAGAATGGACACTTTGGAAAGGCGCATGTAGAAAGTATTGGGCGCGCGGTTGGTAGCTTGCAAGTACAACAGAACGCCAGACAACAGTTTGGCAGTGCGCACTGTGGCCATACGCAGCGTATCGGCCAAACGATCGGATCGTACGAGCGCAAAGCGAAGGATGAGCAGCTGCTCCAGCTGCAAAGCGAGTTCGAACGGTTCCACGAAAAGGATCTAACCTTCTACCAGTCGACCGGTAAAACGCCGATCCGTAAGAAGGTTCAGTATCCGCGGGATATTGCACAGACTTCGCCAGATGATCGTATAATCAGGCGTTTTTGGCGCGATCGTGGTATGGCCGAGGTGGATCTGTCTGCAACTATTTGTGAA gaCATGGAAGAGTCACACAATCCTATATCTGTACCTGAAATACGGAACTCGACACCTTTAATGCAACGATCCAGTATGATGAACCTCGACGAAGAACGGCAACACTTCAAAGAGCTACAAATTTCCAACATTGGTTCAAAG ATCAATTCGGTGCAAATGCTCGAAGAAAgtgtggaagaaaacaaagaaaatatctaA